A part of Dasypus novemcinctus isolate mDasNov1 unplaced genomic scaffold, mDasNov1.1.hap2 scaffold_432, whole genome shotgun sequence genomic DNA contains:
- the F2RL3 gene encoding proteinase-activated receptor 4 has translation MRWLLLLLLGPRALGLGLAGSPRTPSLYDEAPEDSSPAGGDGGPRGGPFQRSFPGQRSANDSGVLELPERQRALLLGWPVTRLVPALYGLAVAVGLPANALALWVLAARRPRPPSALLLMNLAAADLLLGLALPPRLAYHARGLRWPFGEAACRLSVAALYGHMYASLLLLAAVSLDRYLALARPLRARALRGRPLAAGLCAAAWVAAAALALPLALQRQSFRLAGSDRTVCHDALPGDAQAAYWRPAFACLALLGCCAPLLAMLLCHAATLRALAADGARYGRARRLTALVLASAVAFFAPSNALLLLHYSDPGPDAWGPLYAAYLPCLALSCLNSCVDPFVYYYVSAEFRHRVRAALRWGARPGVAASAAGADSGPSSGTRSSSLL, from the exons ATGCGGTggcttctgctgctgctgctcgggCCCCGGGCGCTGGGGCTCGGCCTGGCCGGCAGCCCCCGGACCCCCAGCCTGTACGACGAGGCCCCCGAGGACAGCAGCCCGGCGGGGGGCGACG GTGGCCCCCGGGGGGGCCCGTTCCAGCGCAGCTTCCCGGGCCAGCGCTCGGCCAACGACAGCGGCGTCCTGGAGCTGCCCGAGCGCCAGCGGGCGCTGCTGCTGGGCTGGCCCGTCACCCGCCTGGTGCCCGCGCTCTACGGCCTGGCGGTGGCCGTGGGGCTGCCCGCCAACGCGCTGGCCCTGTGGGTGCTGGCGGCGCGCAGGCCGCGGCCGCCCTCGGCGCTGCTGCTCATGAACTTGGCAGCCGCCGACCTCCTGCTGGGCCTGGCGCTGCCCCCGCGCCTGGCCTACCACGCGCGCGGCCTGCGCTGGCCCTTCGGCGAGGCGGCCTGTCGCCTGAGCGTCGCCGCGCTCTACGGCCACATGTACGCGTCGCTGCTGCTGCTGGCCGCCGTCAGCCTGGACCGCTACCTGGCCCTGGCGCGCCCGCTGCGGGCCCGCGCCCTGCGCGGCCGCCCCCTGGCCGCGGGCCTCTGCGCCGCCGCCTGGGTGGCCGCGGCGGCCCTGGCGTTGCCCCTGGCCCTGCAGCGCCAGAGCTTCCGGCTGGCCGGCTCGGACCGCACCGTGTGCCACGACGCGCTGCCCGGCGACGCGCAGGCCGCGTACTGGCGACCGGCCTTCGCCTGCCTGGCGCTGCTCGGCTGCTGCGCGCCGCTGCTGGCCATGCTGCTGTGCCACGCGGCCACGCTGCGGGCGCTGGCGGCCGACGGGGCGCGCTACGGGCGCGCGCGGCGCCTGACCGCCCTGGTGCTGGCCTCGGCCGTGGCCTTCTTCGCGCCCAGCAacgcgctgctgctgctgcactACTCGGACCCCGGGCCGGACGCCTGGGGCCCCCTGTACGCGGCCTACCTGCCCTGCCTGGCGCTCAGCTGCCTCAACAGCTGCGTGGACCCCTTCGTCTACTACTACGTGTCGGCCGAGTTCCGCCACCGCGTGCGCGCCGCGCTGCGCTGGGGGGCCCGCCCGGGGGTCGCGGCCTCCGCGGCCGGCGCGGACAGCGGGCCCAGCTCGGGCACCCGCTCCTCCTCGCTGCTGTGA
- the HAUS8 gene encoding HAUS augmin-like complex subunit 8: MADASGRGGGKPPAADPSTPGGARPRGRRGQGGRVVESRYLQYEKKPARKAPAAADAAKPAGKAPDGGRKSSLLQRSRDGSGPGKGDLQSTLLEGHGAAPPELDLSAIHDKSALRRTPQLEKTLSKKPEASFSASRKGSPDGRESADELESQALLFALLAVKVEGSLARLEQKAEGELLALARERRALQARAHELRRGLLLSQRTRALEAALDAQAQMLEPLEAVAGSFRERYGTLAGALDATRHELPARSIHLAGDGPRLLDALQLELAATRRLLGELAPGTTEDGARALELLRELKDAAADKDLELRRSFARVLELSAEASKEAALTSQEAWEAARGAPALSRCYFQREAGGGEPPGAPPGAPLAAGDGLRTP; this comes from the exons ATGGCGGACGCCTCGGGGCGCGGCGGAGG GAAGCCCCCGGCCGCGGACCCCAGCACGCCCGGCGGCGCGAGGCCCAGGGGACGACGTGGGCAAG GCGGACGAGTGGTCGAGTCGCGCTACCTGCAGTACGAGAAGAAACCGGCCAGGAAG GCCCCCGCAGCCGCCGACGCGGCGAAGCCCGCTGGGAAGGCGCCCGACGGCGGACGGAAGTCGAGCCTGCTGCAGAGGAGCCGAG ATGGCAGCGGGCCCGGGAAGGGCGACCTGCAGTCCACGCTGCTGGAGGGACACGGCGCCGCGCCGCCCGAGCTGGACCTGTCCGCCATCCACG ATAAAAGCGCGCTCAGGAGGACGCCGCAGCTGGAGAAGACGCTCTCCAAGAAGCCGGAAGCCTCCTTCTCCGCCTCGCGCAAGGGGAGCCCC GACGGGCGCGAGTCGGCGGACGAGCTGGAGTCGCAGGCGCTGCTCTTCGCGCTGCTGGCCGTGAAG GTGGAGGGCAGCCTGGCGCGGCTGGAGCAGAAGGCGGAGGGCGAGCTGCTGGCGCTGGCCCGGGAGCGGCGGGCGCTGCAGGCGCGGGCCCACGAGCTGAGGCGCGGGCTGCTGCTCTCGCAGAGGACGCGGGCGCTGGAGGCCGCCCTGGACGCGCAG GCGCAGATGCTGGAGCCCCTCGAGGCGGTGGCCGGGTCCTTCCGCGAGCGCTACGGGACCCTCGCCGGCGCCCTGGACGCCACGCGGCACGAGCTGCCCGCACGCTCCATCCACCTGGCGGGAGACGGGCCGCGGCTGCTGG ACGCGCTGCAGCTCGAGCTGGCCGCCACGCGGCGTCTCCTGGGCGAGCTGGCGCCCGGCACCACGGAGGACGGCGCGCGGGCCCTGGAGCTCCTGCGCGAGCTGAAGGACGCGGCCGCGGACAAGGACCTCGAGCTGCGCAG GAGcttcgcccgcgtcctggaactCTCCGCCGAGGCGAGCAAGGAGGCGGCGCTGACGAGCCAGGAGGCCTGGGAGGCGGCGCGGGGTGCGCCCGCCCTCAGCCGCTGCTACTTCCAGCGCGAGGCCGGCGGCGGCGAGCCCCCCGGAGCACCCCCGGGCGCCCCGCTGGCGGCCGGCGACGGGCTGCGCACGCCCTGA